One Deltaproteobacteria bacterium genomic window, ACGAAGAGATTCTCCAGCTCCCAGCCTTTGCGATTTGGAGTAAATACGCCCGTTATGTTGGCGCCGGTGCGGTCGCGACTGGCGGGATGGTTTCTCTTGTGCGTGCTTTTCCAGCTATGCAACAATCGCTGCAAGTTGCGCTCTCTGGGCTACGAGCCGAAACCAACCACGACAACAGAATACGTACAGATCAAGACCTCCATCCTGGTATCGTCGTTAGTGGTATTGTCCTTCTCGGACTCGGGTTATGGCTAGTCCCGGTGTTCCAGCTCGACTTTATCGCCGCAGCGCTGGCTGTGACTTTTGCCTTCGTTTTTGTCGTCGTTTCTGCGCGCATGGTGGGACTCATCGGCTCGACATCACAGCCAGTATCCGGAATGACAATCGCGGCATTGTTGGCCATCAGTTTGATTTTGCTGGCTACAGGTCATACCGGCACTGAAGGGATGACAATGGCCATCACGTGTGGCGCAGTGGTATGCATCGCTGTCGCTCTTGCTGGGGATATGAGTCAAGATCTTAAGACCGGCGCATTACTCGGCGCCACTCCGCGTTACCTGCAGATGGGAGAAATGCTTGGTGTTGCTGTTGCTGCACTCCGGGCAGGTTGGGTATTGTTTCTTCTGCACCAAGCGTACACGTTGGGTTCTGAACTGCTTCCTGCTCCACAAGCGAAACTGATGGCCACACTTGTACAAGGGGTGATGGAAGGGCAATTACCCTGGGCCTTGATGGCACTTGGTGGCGGGTTTGCACTCATCGCCGAATTCGCCGGTATCCCGAGCTTGGCCTTTGCCATTGGTCTCTATCTACCTGTGACGACTTCGGCATCGCTGATTCTTGGTGGCCTTGTCGCTGGGTGGGTCAAAAAGCAGGCAATCGGTGAAGAAGCGTATCAGGAACAGCACAACCGCGCGACGCTCTTTGCGTCAGGATTAATCGCTGGAGACGCGCTCATGGGCATTGGTATCGCCATACTGGTTGTGAGTGGACTCGATAAAATTCTCGCCCTTCGTTCGCCTGGTGAAGGACCGCTTGAATATGTGTGGACGATCGTGCCGTTTGCGTTGTTGGCCTGGGGGTTAGTCCGAATAGCGAAACAGGGGCGTTAATTTCCGAGGCAGGTTCCTTCTAAGAGGACCCATCATCTCCACGACCATGTTCGTCAACACCATTAGGTCCCATCGAGTACACATCCAATGCCCCTTTTTCCCCGAGAAAACGGTAAACGAATCGACGTCCCCGAAAATCCAAAGGAACACTCTAAGGAGGTTCCGAAAAATGATAGCCACGTATCGATTTTCGGCGAAAATCGATAGTAAGGGAACAATATTCGCCGCTAATTGTGAGGAGGAATGAGACGGGTCAGGGCGCACGGGACCGCGCCCTGACCTGGGAGAAATCTGACGTCAGCTGAAAAACTACGGCGCAACGTTATCGAACACGTTACACCCATCTCCAGCTAAGATCAGATTGGCCTGAGTGCTACCTGTCGCCGTGTTGTTCTTCACGTTACTCGGACATACGATCGACATACCAAATCCAGGGTTTGTTTCTAACACGGTGTTACCAATGACCGTACTGCCTGCTGACGCGAATAGGCCCGTGCCGATGCTCCCCCAGACGGTATTACCAGTGACCGTACTGCCTGGGCCAGCCGAGAGACCAACACTCGCGGGATTGTTTCCGTTGAAACGCAGGACGGAGTCCTTTATTTTACTTGCCGTCGTTGCCACGATGCCAAAGCGGCGATTCCCCTGAGCAACAACATTCTCAACCAAGCTGCTCGTGCCGAGAAACATTCCGGTATCAGAGTTATTGTCGACATGCATATTCTGTACGATGTTGCCCGGACCAGCGAGCGAAATGCCTGTCGCAAAGCCTTTCACCGTACCGTTTTTCACCGTCACGCCTTCGACCGGAACACTGGCGGAAATACCAACAGCAAAACCGTCACCACTAATAGTGAATCCTCGCATATCAATCGTGACATGACTTGACGAAACGACAAGACACGTCCGGCTTGGCGAGTAGATGTTGCTGACGAGTATGTACGATGTTTGATCCCCACCCTTCAGCTCTTGACAGTGGTCGCGATAGGGAGAAGCGAGTCCCCTGCCCACGCTGGCCCACTCACCATTAACGCACCGACGAACGCAACTGCACAACGAAGAGTCCTGCTCACCTGCTTCATAATGCCTCCTTCCCGAACAAAGAATAGAGAATGAAATCTATCGGCGACTGCGGGAAAAAGTGAAGTAGGGACAAGAAGGAAGTTTCCCCTACCGAATGCACTTAGCGTATCACTTCCTGCGCCATGAAATAAAGAGGCTTGCCACCCTACGGTTGACTGATTATGGTGCGAGGCACGGACAAACGTATGAAATTCGCCACTGTCAGCGAGGCTATCCGGTATACCCCTGAACCCCGGATTACCGGCCCTGACCGCCGTTCGGAATTCGAACGCGACCGGGCACGGATTATTCATTCTGCAGCCTTTCGTCGCCTGCAAGGAAAAACCCAGGTGTTTGGCGTGTATGAAGGAGATTTCTTTCGCACGCGCCTCACCCATTCACTCGAAGTGGCGCAAATTGCCAAAGGGATCGCACTGAATCTTGGCGCCGACACCGATCTCGTTGAAGCTGCGTGTCTGGCGCACGATCTTGGTCATCCTCCTTTCGGCCATACTGGTGAGCAAGTATTGCACGAGGTGATGCGCCCGTACGGAGGCTTTGAAGGCAACGCGCAAAGTTTCCGTATTCTCACGCGATTAGAACGCAAGCATGAGACATACACCGGTCTGAATCTCACGTACCAAACTCTTGATGCCATACTGAAATATAAAACGTGTATCGATGAAGCCGCACTGACCGCCGCCGGAGATGGACCAGCCAAAGGTTTCTATGCCGACGATCAGCCTCTCGCCCAAACAATCGTGCGCCACACTGGAACCGGAGGACGTCGCAGCTTTGAATGTCAGATTATGGATGTAGCCGATGACATCGCCTACTCTGTCCATGACCTCGAAGATAGTCTCAAAGCACGATTATTGACCGTCGCGGACTTTCGTCGTACTCCATCTGCTCGCCTCGTGCGTGAGGTCAATAGTCATCTTCTCCGAGTCGGAGAAACTGTCAGTGAGGACAAAGTTCACGATGAACTCCTACAGATAGCCGAGCGCTTAGAATCGCTCGAACGCAGAGCCGGGAAAGCTGCCTTGAAAATGCTCACACGGGATCTGATTCATGACTTCTCATGTAGCGTCGCCTTTCAGGACGGAGAACGGATCGATACCTCACCGGACATCCGCATCCGTATCGAGATTCTGAAAATCTTTGAGTCGCAGCATGTGATTTACAATCCACGCGTGACAACCCTCGGCCACAAAGGCAAAGAGGTTTTACGCCGACTGTTTGCCGTCCTCGATCAAGGCAAAGAGTCGATTGGGCTCCTACCGGAAAATTGGGGAGATGAGTACGAACGAGCACTACTTGATGGTAATGAACCCGTTCGCAAACGTGTCATTTGCGACTTCCTCGCTAATATGACCGACTCGTATGCAATGCGATTCTACAGCCGCTTGTTCGTGCCAGGAGAGGGAAGTTTTTACGAGGTCTTATGACCTCGTAATGCAAAATGCAAAATAGGAAAAGAGAGTCTTTTTTTCCTCCTCATTCTTCATTCTTAATTTTTAATTTTTCATTGCCTCTTAGCGAAGCGCCACCGCCGGATCTTTCTGCCGTGGCAGATCGAACCAGATCTCATTACAAACGTTCATCTCCTCTTCGTCCAACTTCAAATCGACTGCCGGCAGCGATTGCCGCAGTTGTTCCACCGAGGTTGCCCCAACTATGGGTGAAGTAATCTCAGGTTGGGCAAGGACCCATGCAACAGCTACCTGCGCAAGCGGTTTATTACGAGCGGCAAAAAATTCTTGCAGATGTGCAACTGCACCGAACTGTGCTTCCTGCCAATAACGCTGACGATAAATGTGCCCGGCACGACCAGCAAGCCCAAATCGCAAGTTCGCAGACGGTTCCGTATCTTGTTTGTATTTACCGGTAAGAAAGCCACCAGCCAGCGGGTTATAGGGAATCACGCCAACACCCTGACCACGACAGAGAGGCAATAACTCGTTCTCGATCTCACGGAACATCAAGTTATAACGAGGCTGTACACAATCGAATCGAGCTAACCCGAGCTTGTCACTCGTCCATAAAGCTGAAGCTAAAAGCCAGGCTTGAAAATTCGAGCAGCCGAGATACCGCACCTTGCCTTGATGAACGAGATCATCAAGCGCGCGCAGGGTTTCATCCAAAGGCGTGCTCGGGTCTGGCGCATGGACCTGATAGAGGTCGATGTAATCGGTTTGTAATCGTCGCAAGCTTTCTTCGACCGCTGTGAAGATATGTTTGCGCGAGAGCCCTTGGTCATTCGGCGCTTTACTCATCGCCCCCCAACACTTGGTTGCAAGAACAATTTTGTCTCGCTTCCCTTTGAGCCATTTGCCGATAACTTCCTCAGTCCGACCAACGGTATCGAGCCCACCGCCGACCGGATACACATCCGCAGTATCGAAGAAATCCACCCCGAACTCGACCGCAGTATCCATAATCGCAAAGCTGGTCGGCTCGTCACATTGACGGCCAAAGGTCATCGTGCCCAGGCAAATCTCCGAGACTTTCAGTCCCGTCCGGCCCATACGTTTGGTTTTCATTGCTTCTCCTCCTTTGACGTACGCTGTTTATGCTGCCTGCGACAGAGATCAAGGGCAAGGCTCTTCCCTCATCTGGGTTTTCGTTTGCAACTGAGGTATGCTTGCCGGTGTCGTCATTGTTTCGGACCAAACAACACAAGAGCCGTTATTGAAGGAGGAGAAGATCATGCCACAGAAAATCAAATCCTCGCCCAAAGTCGTGCCAATGCGTCCACGGACAAAAGCTGCCAGCGCTGCTCTCGACCCACGTGCCGCAAAAGTGCTGCATCAGCAAGATCGTGATCATCTTGTTCATGGCTTTGTCCCCTTACAATTACAACAGAAAAAAGGCGTACCGATTTTCGTCAAAGGCCAAGGGGTGTATTTGTGGGACACCGAAGGGAAAAAATATATCGACGGTCTCGCCTCGTTATGGAATGTCCATGTCGGACATGGCCGCAAGGAAATTAATCGTGCCGTCGCTGCGCAAATGGACCAGCTCGCCTTCGCGCCAACGTTGATCGGTCCGACTTCTGTACCAACGGTACAACTGGCAACCAAGCTCACCAAAATCGCTCCCAAGGGACTGACTCGTGTACTCTTCACCTCAGGCGGCTCCGAAGCGAATGAGGCTGTGATACGGCTTGTACGTGCCTACTGGAAAGCCAAAGGCCAACCGAACAAGACCAAGTTCATTAGCCTCAATCAGGCGTATCACGGCTCATCAAGTGGTGCGGCTGTGCTCGGCGGTATTCCCGTTTTTAACAAACAGATGGAACCCGGCCTGCCCGGTATGATTCACATGGCACGTCCGTACTGCTATCGCTGCGAACTCGGCAAAACCTATCCATCGTGTAAAGTTGATTGCGCTACCGAATTGGAGCGCATCATCGAGCGCGAAGGCGCGGATACGATTGGTGCGTTCATCACTGAACCAATTCAGGGCGTTGGCGGTGTGATCATTCCGCCAGCCGAATGGCTTCCTAAGATTCGCGAAATTTGCTCGAAGCACAATATTCTCATGGTGTGCGATGAAGTCATCACCGGATTTGGTCGCACCGGTTCGATGTTTGCCTCTGCTGGTATGGGAGTTGCGCCAGACGTCTTGGTTAGCGCCAAAGGTGTCACCAGCGGTTATCTGCCCCTCGGACTTGTCTTGTTTAGAGAAGAAATCTTCCAAACCTTCCTCTCAACTGGTGATGATTACGCGTTTTGGCATGGCTACACCTACACCGGACATCCCACCGTATGTGCGGCTGGACTGGCGAACTTAGATATTATCGAGCGCGAGAAGCTCGTCCAAAAAGCAAAGGAACAAGGGAAGTATCTTGCTAAGAAGCTCGGTACGCTCAAAGATCTTCCCATCGTCGGTGACGTCCGCAGCCAGGGCCTGATTGGTGCGGTCGAGCTTGTCAAAGATAGAGCAACCAAGGAAATGTTCCCCGCAGACATGCGCATCGCACAGAAGACCTGGGAAAAAGCCCTTGACGCTGGCGTCATCACTCGTGTCGCCGGTGGGAATAACATCGCCATCTGCCCACCGTTGATTATCACCAAAGAACAGATCGACGAACTGATTACTGCTTTACGCAACGCGATCCTCGCCGTCATGGCCGAGATCGATGGTCAGTGGAAAATGGCGAGTGGGAAGTAACGCGCAGAATCCCTCCGCCTGAACTCGCCGAGGGCCACTTCTGCTGTGGCCCTCTTTCACTCCCTGCTTCGGATTTTGCCTTACTTGCACGTAGATTACGCATACACGTCCTCGCGACAAATCATTCTGCCAATCGCACGATTGCCCTCCTCGCCGTGGTTTTATATAAGTCCGAGCGGGAGGGCTCGACATGGGGCTGCAGGATCTCCGTGATCAAATTTGTATTGTCGGTGTTGGTGATACGCAGCAGGGCGCAGTGCCAGACAAGACCGGCGATGAATTAGCCATTGCAGCGGCACGCGCAGCAATCCAAGATTGTGGACTGAAAAAAGACGACATCGACGGTCTGTTCGTTCAACCGAGCTACGGTCGTCAGGGCGATTATCTCAAAGTCGGGCTGATGTTGGGAATGAACCCACGTGTCGGTGGAGCAGTCGAGGCGTCAGGCGCGACTGGCTGTTACATGATCCAACATGCCGCACTGCTCTTACATGCGGGCATGGCGCAATACGTGCTCCTCGTCTATGGCACGAATCAGAAAACCAATCGCAATCGCTTCGGTGGAGCGCTGCTCGAAGAACATGCTCCTTACGGGGGATTTAATCCGTCACTTCCCTTTGCCTTCGCTTTTCGCCGTCACATGCATCTGTATGGGACAACCGAAGAGCAACTTGCAACTATTGCAATAAATCAGCGCCGACATGCCGCACTCAATCCCAAAGCCGTCCTGCGTACACCAATTACGCTCGATGAATATATGAGTGCGCGTTACATCGTCGCGCCGCTGCGCCTCTTCGATTACTGCCATATCACAGATGGTGGACATGGGTTTGTGTTGACGACGGCAGACCGCGCAAAAGACTTGCGCAAACCGCCGGTGTACATTCGCGGTCTCGGACGCCAAGAAGCATTTCGTGCCTATGAAACTCCCGATCTGGTAATGCAAAGTTTCCAACAACAACGTGTTGCACGCATGATCTTTCCGATGGCAGACATGACGCCCAAGGACGTACAGGCGCTGTATGTCCAGGACGCCTATAGCCCGGCCATCATTGCAGCACTGGAAAATTACGGCTTCTGCCCAGTCGGTGAAGCTGGCCGCTGGATACAAGGTGGTCGCATTGCTGTAGACGGAGAACTACCTGTGAATGTCAACGGCGGGCAATTGTCTGAAACATACATGGTCGGCTGGCAAAACACCTGTGATGCCGTTCGTCAGTTACGCGGTGAATGCGGGCCCCGGCAGATCGCCAATGTGGAACGAATCATGTGCACTTATACTGGCGGACTGCGCGAGCACGCTGGCGCCTTGATTTTGCGGAGGTAACGGTATGGCTGACTATAAGAAACCTCTCCCGGTCATCGAAAAATGGAATGCTCCCTATTGGCACGCGGCAAAACAGCACGAGTTCGTCGCCCAACGTTGCCGAGCCTGTGGCTATGTTCACTTACCTCCTGGTCCAGCATGCACCAATTGTTTGTCCGAAGATCAAGAATGGGTACCACTCAGTGGCAAAGGAACCATCAACTCGTTTGGTGTCTATTATCAGCAATGGCATCCCGGATTTGCCGATGACATCCCGTACAATGTTGCGTTGATTGAACTCGCCGAAGGTCCGCAGGTTATTAGCCAGGTGGTGGGATGCAAAAACGACGATCTCGCTTGCGGGTTGGCAGTGGAAGTCACGTTCGAGGATGTCACACCAGAGATTACACTGCCGAAGTTTCGCTTGGTACACTAGCGGGCATCCAGGGGAATTCAGCAGTGGCCTGTAGTTAAGCCTCCTGGATTCCCGCATTCGCGGGAATGACGTCCCTTGAGTTAGCCATCAAAACTTTCTGGACTATCTACTAGTGGATCTTCAGAGGTAGCGTGCGCTGTGCCACGCTGCGTTCGCCTGCTCTGATTCCCGTGCGCATGGCGTCCGCTACGGTCCCTCTGGTGAAAACCTCAATTGTACTCATACCGCAGCTTCCCTGAAGGGACGATTCCTTTCTGTCCTTCATCTACACCGACAATGGTGCCGCCTTTGTCACCTCATACTTCTTTGCGCTTACTGCTCCTGCCAGGATCTTTGGCGCGAGTTGTATGAACTCCTTCATGTGCTCAGTCTGAAAGTGTTTCGCCAAGGCTTCGTCCGACTCCCATTCCTCAAAAATAAAGAACGTCGAAGGTTTGGTGCGGTCAACGTGGAAGGTGTACATCAAGCATCCAGGCTCCTTGCGTGTCGCCTCTTCGAGCCGTGCAGCAAGCTTCTTGGCTTCTTCCCACGCTTCAGGTTTGATCGGAATCGTTCCAGCAATAACAATCATAAAAAGATCCTCCTTGTATCATTCTTGCGCCGGCAGAATGATGAGATTGAGCCGATACTCGATACTCTCTTTCAACAGCCCTTTGATGTAGCAACCTTTTTCTGCTCGCTCGACGATCGTGCGGATTTTCTCCTCCTGCGCGTCACTTCGCACGGTCAGCTCCACATCGAGAGTTTTCACGAACCCCTTTTCATTCGCTTTCGCTGACATCGTCGCTCCCGCTAGTGGCACTTGGCGCGCACGGGCAGTGATTTGCAGAGAAATCAGTAGGCAGCCACACAAAGCACCGAGAAACGAGGTCACGGGATCAGGAACCACACCGTTACCACCCATTGTGACCGGTTCGTCAAGTTTCCAGTGTAAATCTCCGGCATGAAGCTCAATGGCGAAGCTGTCACTCGTGGTGTTAGCGACGGTGTGACGAAAACCGCCTAAATCCATACCTTTCCCTCTCTTGCTTCTCCTTCTTTCAAACGCGTAGGGGCACGGCGTGCCATGCCCCTACCTGCACTCGTCGATGCAAAACGAGAGTTCCTATCGTGCGTCTCGGAACGACACCCCTTCAGCCTGCGGTTGTTGGAGAGGCTGAGGCGCTGGGCTTGCCGTAAACACCGCTTCTAATTCCTTCTCTAACTGCGACTCTTCAACAAAGCCCATAAAGGCTTTCTTGACCTTTCCATCACCAGTAAAGAGAAAGCTACTAGGCAAGGCAAACACTTGGTATCGCAATCCCACCTCACTGGTGGTATCACGTGCAATCGCATAGGGGACCCGGTATTTGTCAACAAAATGCTTGACGTTATCTTCTTCACTCTGCATTGCGACACCGATGACCTGAAACCCACGGTCTCGATACTTGTGATACATCCGTACCAGAGCTGGCGTCTCGACCACACACGGACCGCACCACGTGGCCCAGAAATTCACTAACACCACTTTGCCTTGGTAGTCAGACAATTTGACCGCCTCACCATCAATTGAGGTGAGCGCAAAATCATATGGGCCATACGCCGTCTTGGGCGGCGCCGCTGCCACTGCTTCTTTTGGCTCTACGGTCGATGAGGAATTCTCCAACGTCAATAATTCTTCAGCATTGAGGAAAGTAAATTTCGAAGCTATCCACCCCATCTTATCGGTGAAGATCAAGCCGCCAACAAGAATAAGGAGCACCCCACTCGCGACCTCAAGCTGTCGCAAATAGCCTTTCATGCCCTTAAAGAACGACAAGAACCCATTTAAGAATGCAGCGGAAAGGATAAAAGGAATGCCTAACCCGAGCGAGTACGCGGCAAGCAAAAACACCCCACGCGTGAGAGTCTCGGCAGTCGCTGCCATTGTGAGAATGGCGGCCAGAATCGGTCCGACACACGGCGTCCAGCCGAAGGCAAAGAAGATGCCTGCTACAAAAGCTCGCCCCATGCCCGGACTGGTCGGTTCACCAGATAAACGGCGGTCTCTGAGCAATGCTGGGATCGGCAACAACCCAGCAAGATGTAAACCAAGAATGACGATACCGACACCAGCAATTTGTTTCATTAACCCGAGATTCTCGCGTAACACTCCGCCAATAGCAGAGGCAGAAGCGCCAAGAGAAATAAACACGAGTGAGAATCCGAGAACGAATGGCAGGCTTTTGGTAATCGCACTGAGAACCAGTTGCGAACGATTTTGTTGGCTGGTTAATTCATCAAAGCTCATTCCCGTAATGAACGTCAGATACCCAGGTACAATAGGAAGTACACACGGCGAGACAAACGACAGAAAACCTGCAAGTACTGCGATGCCAAGTCCAATATCCATACAATCGGTGGGCCTCTCGTTGGTAGGTTAAGTTACACGATTTCTCTGTTAACTCACGGTAATGCCGGAAAGTTCCCAAAGACTCAGAGGCAGAATTCCAGCGGAGAGAGGGGGATTTGAACCCCCGATGCCTTACGGCATACACGATTTCGAGTCGTGCGCGATCAACCGGGCTCTGCCATCTCTCCGTACTTTTTGTACTATAAGTGATTTCTACTACGGACGAAAGGCCGGATTGTCCCACAACAAGAACGAGATTAGCATAGGGAAGTTATCACTACCGTCCACGATGGAGGGGAATGTATGTCTCTATCCAAGGCTGGGCTCCTTTGCATAGTTGCTGTGGCCTTCTTATCCCTCTCGTTACCCGTCGCCTACGGCCAACATCAGCATCCTTCTCTCGCACCGCCACTGAGGCCATTGGTCAAGTTGGTCGGCTTCCTCAACCCCACGCTGTCTCCCAACAACCTGCTACCGGTCGTCACCTTAAAACTCCCAGGAGATCAGAAGCGGTATACATTCCTGGTCACAGAAATCAAAGTCATGGCTGGCCCATTACGAACGGCTGAAAGCATTCTGGCGGAGGTCAAACCGTACAGAACAAGTTTTCATATACGCACCTCCCGAGACATCGCAGCACAGATTGCAGCAGCAACTCCAAGCGAGCAATTAACAATTCTTGCGCAATACTCCCAGGCAGATCGTGCATTGCTCATACAAGGGTTCGAAAAAGGTAGTGCCGACGGCAGCAGTCAGTAATCAGTTGTCAGTAAGACCGAGCAACGAGCTAGTAGTCAGTTCAGAAAGTTCTGATGGATAACCGAGACACGTCATTCCCGCGAATGCGGGAATCCAGGGGGCATAAGCGGAGACACCTGCTGGAAGATCCTGGATGCCCGCCTGCGCGGGCATGACGAACTTGAACTCCTCAAAATTAAATTGTCTGACTACTAGCCTTTCCCCCTTCGATTGCGAAAGAACGTTTGCAAGAGCGCTCGACACTCCGCTTCTCGCACTCCCGCCGTCACTTCCAATCGATGATTTAGGCGAGGATCATTTGAGACGTCGTACAGCGAACCAGCAGCACCGGCTTTGGGGTCATAGCAGCCGAAGACAAGCCGTTGCACTCGGGCGTGCAACAACGCTCCCATACACATGAGGCACGGTTCAACTGTCACATAGAGTGTGGTTCCAGGAAGACGATAGTTTTTCAATGCCGCGGCGGCATCTCGAAGCGCAAGAATTTCTGCATGCCCAGTTGGGTCATGTCGTTGGATGGGTTGATTGTGCCCACGACCGATAATCTCATCGTTCGCAACGAGCACCGCGCCAACCGGGACCTCTCCTTCTGCTTCCGCTAAAGCAGATTCAGCGAGGGCTGCGGCCATCCAGAATGTGTCGTCACACGGTGATCGATAGTCTATCATTGCTAGACGTATGGACTACGTAACATGTCATGGGTACCGCAAGCATAAAACGTAATACGTTCCCCGCTCCTCCTCACTTACGTTTTACGGATTAGCCATTGTGTTTTTCTTACTGTGCCGCAGCCTGTCGCAACTCCGCAATCGTTGCCACCTTATTCCCGTGTCCACCGGCAATCCGCTCAACTGCGATCCCAGCAGCAGTAATACTGTCAAGCAACTCCTTAGGCCATTCTGGCGGTTGTCGTGGTGCACCCGGTGAAAACAGATCTGAGACAAAAAGCAGTTTCGCATGCGGAACATAGGCAGCGAGCATACCTTCAGCATGGGCATTGGGGATCGGATAGACTTCTACAGCTTGCTCCCCGTCAGTAAGCACCTTCTTGTCACTCTCCACAGTTTCTATTGGCCCAGGCTTTTGCGTTTTCTGTAGACTATCCGGAACGTAGGTGTGCTGAGCCTGCAACATTTTCTGCACGAATGCTTCGCTCGCCTTCCCTGTGACAATCGTTGCACCGACGGCTGCATAGGCTCTCAGTCCACCCGAGTGATCATTATGGAAATGGGTACTCACAACGCTGCGCACCGCTTTCCCGGGAAATCGGCTCTCGAGTGCGGTAAGCACCGCTAGCGAACGCTCTTCATAGAGCGGGGCATCAACAACAATCAAGTGATCTTTCATTTCAACCACTAAGCTATGGTGCGTTCCACCGGTCACGTGAAACACACCCTTCCCTACTTCGCTGAGTTGGACCTGGGTTTGGAGATCATCAAGGGGGCTCGCTAAGGCAATGCGACGCAACAACCAGAGAGAACGCCGCTCCCCCCAACTGCCATCAGCTGGGTCAATCTGCTTGAGGTCCTCGGGAATCGTGAAATCAGATTCTGTTACCTCCACGTCATGCTCTAGCGAATCGATGATCTCTG contains:
- a CDS encoding oligopeptide transporter, OPT family; protein product: MTQSQHVEAASTASAQSDLRPYVPADQWVAEFTLKAVLLGVFLSVAFGMVNAYLGLKVGLTVSASIPSAVISMTVLRGLLRRGTVLENNVVHTIASSGESLAAGIIFTIPALIFLGLNPSGFLIFLLGATGGLLGILLMIPLRHNLTISEHRVLPFPEGTACAKVLIAGDTGGASAQPVFLGIGLGAVYQFAMKGLRLWHDSVLWSFTGLQKATIGFELTPIFLGVGYLIGPQIASYMLCGGVLGWAVLIPVFNTLAGGPVGEVLGLHEEILQLPAFAIWSKYARYVGAGAVATGGMVSLVRAFPAMQQSLQVALSGLRAETNHDNRIRTDQDLHPGIVVSGIVLLGLGLWLVPVFQLDFIAAALAVTFAFVFVVVSARMVGLIGSTSQPVSGMTIAALLAISLILLATGHTGTEGMTMAITCGAVVCIAVALAGDMSQDLKTGALLGATPRYLQMGEMLGVAVAALRAGWVLFLLHQAYTLGSELLPAPQAKLMATLVQGVMEGQLPWALMALGGGFALIAEFAGIPSLAFAIGLYLPVTTSASLILGGLVAGWVKKQAIGEEAYQEQHNRATLFASGLIAGDALMGIGIAILVVSGLDKILALRSPGEGPLEYVWTIVPFALLAWGLVRIAKQGR
- the dgt gene encoding dNTP triphosphohydrolase — encoded protein: MVRGTDKRMKFATVSEAIRYTPEPRITGPDRRSEFERDRARIIHSAAFRRLQGKTQVFGVYEGDFFRTRLTHSLEVAQIAKGIALNLGADTDLVEAACLAHDLGHPPFGHTGEQVLHEVMRPYGGFEGNAQSFRILTRLERKHETYTGLNLTYQTLDAILKYKTCIDEAALTAAGDGPAKGFYADDQPLAQTIVRHTGTGGRRSFECQIMDVADDIAYSVHDLEDSLKARLLTVADFRRTPSARLVREVNSHLLRVGETVSEDKVHDELLQIAERLESLERRAGKAALKMLTRDLIHDFSCSVAFQDGERIDTSPDIRIRIEILKIFESQHVIYNPRVTTLGHKGKEVLRRLFAVLDQGKESIGLLPENWGDEYERALLDGNEPVRKRVICDFLANMTDSYAMRFYSRLFVPGEGSFYEVL
- a CDS encoding aldo/keto reductase, whose translation is MKTKRMGRTGLKVSEICLGTMTFGRQCDEPTSFAIMDTAVEFGVDFFDTADVYPVGGGLDTVGRTEEVIGKWLKGKRDKIVLATKCWGAMSKAPNDQGLSRKHIFTAVEESLRRLQTDYIDLYQVHAPDPSTPLDETLRALDDLVHQGKVRYLGCSNFQAWLLASALWTSDKLGLARFDCVQPRYNLMFREIENELLPLCRGQGVGVIPYNPLAGGFLTGKYKQDTEPSANLRFGLAGRAGHIYRQRYWQEAQFGAVAHLQEFFAARNKPLAQVAVAWVLAQPEITSPIVGATSVEQLRQSLPAVDLKLDEEEMNVCNEIWFDLPRQKDPAVALR
- a CDS encoding aspartate aminotransferase family protein, producing MLAGVVIVSDQTTQEPLLKEEKIMPQKIKSSPKVVPMRPRTKAASAALDPRAAKVLHQQDRDHLVHGFVPLQLQQKKGVPIFVKGQGVYLWDTEGKKYIDGLASLWNVHVGHGRKEINRAVAAQMDQLAFAPTLIGPTSVPTVQLATKLTKIAPKGLTRVLFTSGGSEANEAVIRLVRAYWKAKGQPNKTKFISLNQAYHGSSSGAAVLGGIPVFNKQMEPGLPGMIHMARPYCYRCELGKTYPSCKVDCATELERIIEREGADTIGAFITEPIQGVGGVIIPPAEWLPKIREICSKHNILMVCDEVITGFGRTGSMFASAGMGVAPDVLVSAKGVTSGYLPLGLVLFREEIFQTFLSTGDDYAFWHGYTYTGHPTVCAAGLANLDIIEREKLVQKAKEQGKYLAKKLGTLKDLPIVGDVRSQGLIGAVELVKDRATKEMFPADMRIAQKTWEKALDAGVITRVAGGNNIAICPPLIITKEQIDELITALRNAILAVMAEIDGQWKMASGK
- a CDS encoding thiolase family protein; this translates as MGLQDLRDQICIVGVGDTQQGAVPDKTGDELAIAAARAAIQDCGLKKDDIDGLFVQPSYGRQGDYLKVGLMLGMNPRVGGAVEASGATGCYMIQHAALLLHAGMAQYVLLVYGTNQKTNRNRFGGALLEEHAPYGGFNPSLPFAFAFRRHMHLYGTTEEQLATIAINQRRHAALNPKAVLRTPITLDEYMSARYIVAPLRLFDYCHITDGGHGFVLTTADRAKDLRKPPVYIRGLGRQEAFRAYETPDLVMQSFQQQRVARMIFPMADMTPKDVQALYVQDAYSPAIIAALENYGFCPVGEAGRWIQGGRIAVDGELPVNVNGGQLSETYMVGWQNTCDAVRQLRGECGPRQIANVERIMCTYTGGLREHAGALILRR
- a CDS encoding Zn-ribbon domain-containing OB-fold protein codes for the protein MADYKKPLPVIEKWNAPYWHAAKQHEFVAQRCRACGYVHLPPGPACTNCLSEDQEWVPLSGKGTINSFGVYYQQWHPGFADDIPYNVALIELAEGPQVISQVVGCKNDDLACGLAVEVTFEDVTPEITLPKFRLVH
- a CDS encoding antibiotic biosynthesis monooxygenase, with amino-acid sequence MIVIAGTIPIKPEAWEEAKKLAARLEEATRKEPGCLMYTFHVDRTKPSTFFIFEEWESDEALAKHFQTEHMKEFIQLAPKILAGAVSAKKYEVTKAAPLSV
- a CDS encoding OsmC family protein, which translates into the protein MDLGGFRHTVANTTSDSFAIELHAGDLHWKLDEPVTMGGNGVVPDPVTSFLGALCGCLLISLQITARARQVPLAGATMSAKANEKGFVKTLDVELTVRSDAQEEKIRTIVERAEKGCYIKGLLKESIEYRLNLIILPAQE